The DNA sequence TCCTACTTTGACTGGCTCGACACCAGCAAAATGGTTGTCCAAAAAGAGAAGTTCAAGATCTTTGCCATGCTCAGTGGTCTATTGCTGTTTTCATTGATCCTCGCCTATGTCGCGTTGCGCATGTTGCTGGTGAGAGTCGTTACCGATGAGGGGATCGTGATCAATGACAAGTTTCTCCGGATTCCGGATATCAAACAGCAAATCCTCTGGGAAGATATCGTCGATTACTACTTGGTATCCGATTATCCCAATGTGGTCTTTACCCTGATCGTCCAAAAGGATATCGCCAAGTTCGATCGATTCTCCTTGAGAGTCCCTGTGTACATCAGAGATGATTTTGAGGATCTGGTGGAAACGAAAATGTACCACGCCCGAGACCTCCAGCGCCAATCAGACATGTCCAGCAGAAAATTCTACGAAAACTAATGAGTGCGGGAGTCCAAAACTCCTGAGTCTCATGAAATCCAATAGATCGGAAAATCTTTCCGTTCACTGCCGCGTGATGACCAATCACGCGGCAATTTTTGTTGTGGCCGCCTTTTTTGGCATGAATCTACTAAATTAGGGAGATGGTTAGGTTTCCCAAAAAGCAAGGACTCCCCTGGTTAGCCGGTGGTCTTGCGCTTCTGCTGTGTTCGCTTACGCTTTCCCTCGTGGACTTTTTCCTCGGGGATGAACTGATGTTGGAAGAGATCCAGTCTGACATGCAGACGGATTTCGAAGAATGTCTCGAATACTACCAACTTCCGCCCCAAAAGCGGCCCAAGAACAAACCGGAAGGTTGTATCGCCTGTGAATTGACCTTCCAACGCCGGAATCTCCAGTCCTGGACAGAAAACACCTTCCTTCCTCCCCAGAAGGAAATTGAAAACCTCCGGTACATCTCCAATAAGGAGGTCGTGGAATTGGCCAACCGATCCTATTTCCAGAAAAGAACCCTGGCCGGGGATACCACTCACATCCTCCTGATCCCCCTGCACATCCAATACGAGGTAGACAATGAATTCCTAACCCCCTACGTCTTTCTCGGCCGCTATCGATCCAATTTCCTCGATGAAGACAAATCCTACCTGAAACGCCTGCAAGCCACTGCCGGCGGAATCCGAAACCAGGCAGAAATCACCCTCAAAGCCCCTTCAGGTAGAGTCATTCTGTCCATCGCCAATATGCCGCTGGCCCGTCTACGCCTCAATCGCCGAATCGGGGTCGTGGCTTCCGGATTCATTGCCATCTTGCTTTTGTGTATCGCACTGCGAATTTTCACAATCCACAACTCCCATCTGAGATATTCCATCAATCTAGGACTGTTGGGCTTTGTGGTGATTGTGCGATTGCTCTTGAACTGGACGGGACTCCCAAGCCAGTATCTTGAGACCGACCTATTCTCGCCCGATATTTTGGCCTTCCATGAATTGGCACCATCGCTTGGAGAACTAACCCTCAACATCTTCACCTTCGCGATCGTCATCTGGATCTTGTACACCCATTTTTTCCGGACGGGATTGATTGTCGTCAAAAAGGTGATTCAGCACCAAGCAATCTCCTGGATCTTGATCTTGCTGATCTTGTTTGGATCCAACTACCTCCTCAAATGGTTTATCGAGGTATTCGAGACCATTACGCTGAACTCGCAGGTGGATATTGACTTCTCCAACCTGTTCAAAACGGACCTGTACTCTTTCCTCATCCTATTGGACGCTGGAGTCTTGCTGTTGGCCATTCTTCTGATCATCCTGCCGTTGCTGAGATTCAATGTCCTATTTGTCCGTCGGTACCAATTGAGCATCGAGTTTTGGGGCTTCCAGATACTCGCGACCCTGTTGATCAACTTCTACCTCCACAGTACCAAACCACTGTTGGGATTGATCTTGAGTATTGCGATGTGCGTGTTCGGATTTGTCGTACACCGAAAGCCATTTGCCCAGATCCTCAAATTCGACATCAATAACTATCTGATGTTGTTGATGGCATTTACCTTGGTCACTACCTACGGAATCGTAGCTGGGGTAAACGAAAAGACCAAACTGAATGCAGAGAAGGTAGCAGAACGGGTATTGGGTTCCGAGGTAGAGAAAACAGACTTCTCCTTCAGCAAATCTACCCGTCGGATTGAGATTGAATTGAAGCGAATTCGGGATCAACGCAAGATTTTGCCTTCTCCAAATGCCTTCAGAGACTGGCTGACGGAAAACTATATCCTTCCGAACTTCAAGGAATTCGATGCCCGATTGTTCCTGTATGATCCATCGGGAACCCGTATTGATAGCCGTACCAAAGAAAGACCTTTCAATTATGGGCTGGACTCCGACATCGACCTACGCTATCAAGGAGATGAGATTACGGAAGACCTCTACCAGATTCCCAATCGAGAAAACAGCATCTCGGATAGCTATGTGGGGATATTTCGCCTGCATTTGGACGGAGACTCTGCCCAGCCGCATACCGCTATTCTGGAATTGACTCCTGCCAGCTATGAAACCGAAGGATTGTACCCTTCCATTTCGCTAGACAAGGAAGTGTATGAGAACTTGCGACTGGTGAATCAATTTGACCATGCAATCTACCGCTTTGGGATTCTCAAGGAGCAGAAGGGCCAAAGCGCGTTTCCGGTATATGAACCCAACTACAAGGGTTACAAACAGAAATTCAAGCGATCTCCTGCCGATTGTGGTTGCTACGAAGTGGTGGTTCCCATCGACCACGGCAAGTTGATCGTCGTTCGATACAATCGAATGGAGTGGTTCAATGTAGCCACGACCTTCTCATTCATCTTCTATTTCTTCACGACGATATCGTTGTTGATCATCGGGCTACCGGTCATCATGTTCCGATCCCTCCGTCCACGCAAGATCCGCTACCAGATCGGGCTTCGTTCTCGGATCAGGTTTGGCTTGATGGCGATTTCGATCCTTCCGATGATTGTCATCATCTTCCAGCTGTACCCCTTTGTGCAGGAGAAATACAGAGAAGATGCACGGGATGATTTGAAACGAGAGGCCACCCGAATCATGAACATTGTGGGGCCGGAATTGCAGAATTTGCAGAATGACAGATTCTCGCGGGTAACGCTCCAGCGGGCCTTCAAGGATCAGGTGGAAGGACTAGAATCCATTGTCGCGAATGATATCAACGTATTTGGTCCTGACGGCAAGCACTTGGCATCTACCCAGCCATTGATTTTCGAAAACGGAATCAGTACCGACTTGATGAATGCCGAAGCATTGGAGCGCCTTCAATCCGATGCCCTGTCCGATTTGGTGATACAAGAAACTTTGGGATCGCAGGAATACCTCTCCATCTACCGTCCGGTATTGGGCAACAGTGAGGAACCTGTGGGATATATCAACATTCCCTACCTCGCCCAGCAGGATCAATTGGAGGAACGAGTGTTGAGCTTCTTGGCATATCTCGCCAACATCTACCTCTTGGTGTTCTTGGTGCTCAACTTGGTGGCGATCTTCGTCTCTCGGACAATCACCCAGCCACTTTCGATGATTACCAAACGTCTTCAAGACACGGTATTGGGGGAGAAAAACGAGCAATTGGTCTACGAAACCAGAGATGAGATCGGGGCGATTGTCGAGGCCTACAACTCCATGGTACACAAGCTGGAAAACTCCGAGGCCAAACTTCGTCAGAGCCAGCGTGAATTGGCCTGGCGTCAAATGGCTCGTCAGGTAGCTCACGAGATCAAAAACCCATTGACGCCGATGCGCCTGTCGATTCAGC is a window from the Pontibacter sp. G13 genome containing:
- a CDS encoding ATP-binding protein gives rise to the protein MVRFPKKQGLPWLAGGLALLLCSLTLSLVDFFLGDELMLEEIQSDMQTDFEECLEYYQLPPQKRPKNKPEGCIACELTFQRRNLQSWTENTFLPPQKEIENLRYISNKEVVELANRSYFQKRTLAGDTTHILLIPLHIQYEVDNEFLTPYVFLGRYRSNFLDEDKSYLKRLQATAGGIRNQAEITLKAPSGRVILSIANMPLARLRLNRRIGVVASGFIAILLLCIALRIFTIHNSHLRYSINLGLLGFVVIVRLLLNWTGLPSQYLETDLFSPDILAFHELAPSLGELTLNIFTFAIVIWILYTHFFRTGLIVVKKVIQHQAISWILILLILFGSNYLLKWFIEVFETITLNSQVDIDFSNLFKTDLYSFLILLDAGVLLLAILLIILPLLRFNVLFVRRYQLSIEFWGFQILATLLINFYLHSTKPLLGLILSIAMCVFGFVVHRKPFAQILKFDINNYLMLLMAFTLVTTYGIVAGVNEKTKLNAEKVAERVLGSEVEKTDFSFSKSTRRIEIELKRIRDQRKILPSPNAFRDWLTENYILPNFKEFDARLFLYDPSGTRIDSRTKERPFNYGLDSDIDLRYQGDEITEDLYQIPNRENSISDSYVGIFRLHLDGDSAQPHTAILELTPASYETEGLYPSISLDKEVYENLRLVNQFDHAIYRFGILKEQKGQSAFPVYEPNYKGYKQKFKRSPADCGCYEVVVPIDHGKLIVVRYNRMEWFNVATTFSFIFYFFTTISLLIIGLPVIMFRSLRPRKIRYQIGLRSRIRFGLMAISILPMIVIIFQLYPFVQEKYREDARDDLKREATRIMNIVGPELQNLQNDRFSRVTLQRAFKDQVEGLESIVANDINVFGPDGKHLASTQPLIFENGISTDLMNAEALERLQSDALSDLVIQETLGSQEYLSIYRPVLGNSEEPVGYINIPYLAQQDQLEERVLSFLAYLANIYLLVFLVLNLVAIFVSRTITQPLSMITKRLQDTVLGEKNEQLVYETRDEIGAIVEAYNSMVHKLENSEAKLRQSQRELAWRQMARQVAHEIKNPLTPMRLSIQHMQRTFLNNPERVERVFKKMHNTLLVQIDSLVRIANSFSEFARMPEPTKTHIRVNQVLLEVVDLYSQTENVVWLIDIPKQDFWAYADRDQLSRSFNNIIKNGLQALEDNGIMQISMRVQSERCFIEIRDNGKGMPEDVQARVFEPSFSTKTSGMGLGLAIVKRIVENSNGKIYFESEVGAGTTFFIEIPSIHVVDSPNREIPEIELS